Proteins from a single region of Coregonus clupeaformis isolate EN_2021a chromosome 35, ASM2061545v1, whole genome shotgun sequence:
- the LOC121551238 gene encoding uncharacterized protein LOC121551238 isoform X2 translates to MKISHYIDAVEFLGQIEEIVSKHRDSKIPLAKPKSYELRIGGLEETVHAGDGEQLEVWKDCYLPERMEMVVIGALDDFRCSAAGWQLVLLLCEDGKVYAYEFEVLHLVARSLEDLFETGAEFPGLEKFRFGECFEELFEEEMKKEMQCDEIKKIDDEHIHFRRRLAIEMLEDLKAIKQSESTIQHNKVMKSQVETGSSRELYTGF, encoded by the exons ATGAAGATATCTCATTATATAG ATGCTGTAGAATTCCTCGGCCAAATCGAAGAGATTGTGTCCAAACATCGCGACAGCAAGATTCCTCTTGCAAAGCCGAAAAGTTATGAGTTGAGAATCGGGGGTCTGGAGGAAACTGTCCACGCTGGAGATGGTGAACAGTTAGAAGTTTGGAAAGACTGCTACCTTCCAGAGAGAATGGAGATGGTGGTCATTGGTGCCCTGGATGACTTCCGCTGTTCAGCGGCGGGATGGCAGCTGGTTCTCCTGTTATGTGAAGATGGCAAAGTCTACGCCTATGAGTTTGAAGTTCTACACCTGGTTGCCAGAAGCTTGGAGGATCTCTTTGAAACTGGAGCTGAGTTTCCAGGACTGGAGAAATTCAGATTTGGAGAATGCTTTGAGGAATTG TTTGAGGAAGAGATGAAGAAAGAGATgcaatgtgatgaaataaagaaAATCGATGATGAGCATATTCACTTCCGAAGAAGATTGGCGATTGAGATGCTGGAGGATCTCAAAGCAATcaagcaatctgag TCAACCATTCAGCACAACAAAGTAATGAAGAGCCAAGTCGAAACCGGATCTTCCAGAGAATTATACACAGGCTTTTAA
- the LOC121551238 gene encoding uncharacterized protein LOC121551238 isoform X1 — MGLLQQIKAKFLLCEREKEDAVEFLGQIEEIVSKHRDSKIPLAKPKSYELRIGGLEETVHAGDGEQLEVWKDCYLPERMEMVVIGALDDFRCSAAGWQLVLLLCEDGKVYAYEFEVLHLVARSLEDLFETGAEFPGLEKFRFGECFEELFEEEMKKEMQCDEIKKIDDEHIHFRRRLAIEMLEDLKAIKQSESTIQHNKVMKSQVETGSSRELYTGF, encoded by the exons ATGGG GTTATTACAGCAGATAAAGGCAAAGTTTCTTCTCTGTGAGAGGGAAAAAGAAG ATGCTGTAGAATTCCTCGGCCAAATCGAAGAGATTGTGTCCAAACATCGCGACAGCAAGATTCCTCTTGCAAAGCCGAAAAGTTATGAGTTGAGAATCGGGGGTCTGGAGGAAACTGTCCACGCTGGAGATGGTGAACAGTTAGAAGTTTGGAAAGACTGCTACCTTCCAGAGAGAATGGAGATGGTGGTCATTGGTGCCCTGGATGACTTCCGCTGTTCAGCGGCGGGATGGCAGCTGGTTCTCCTGTTATGTGAAGATGGCAAAGTCTACGCCTATGAGTTTGAAGTTCTACACCTGGTTGCCAGAAGCTTGGAGGATCTCTTTGAAACTGGAGCTGAGTTTCCAGGACTGGAGAAATTCAGATTTGGAGAATGCTTTGAGGAATTG TTTGAGGAAGAGATGAAGAAAGAGATgcaatgtgatgaaataaagaaAATCGATGATGAGCATATTCACTTCCGAAGAAGATTGGCGATTGAGATGCTGGAGGATCTCAAAGCAATcaagcaatctgag TCAACCATTCAGCACAACAAAGTAATGAAGAGCCAAGTCGAAACCGGATCTTCCAGAGAATTATACACAGGCTTTTAA